Proteins found in one Corynebacterium zhongnanshanii genomic segment:
- the arsB gene encoding ACR3 family arsenite efflux transporter, whose protein sequence is MSQGDQHSAPTSSPPHPLASQPHASQPHPPQLSTLDKFLPLWILLAMTAGILLSTYTPSVPRALESVTIGGTSLPIAIGLLVMMYPPLAKVRYDKAAKIAADKRLMALSLTLNWLVGPLFMFALAWLFLPQDPELRTGLIIVGLARCIAMVLVWTDLSCADRELTAVLVAINAVFQVLMFGVLGWFYLQVLPSWLGLETTSAEFSFLAIAASVLIFLGIPLLAGVASRIIGERTKGREFYENVVIPKISPLALIGLLYTIVLLFSLQGQQLVAQPWTVVRVAAPLLIYFVVMFGVSLWASKAVGLNYAQSTSVAFTAAGNNFELAIAVSIGTFGASSAQALAGTIGPLVEIPVLVGLVYVVLWLGPKLFTSDATAPHSPSPTPTSTSSET, encoded by the coding sequence ATGTCCCAAGGAGACCAGCACAGTGCGCCCACGTCCTCTCCTCCCCACCCACTCGCCTCCCAACCACACGCCTCCCAGCCTCACCCTCCCCAGCTCAGCACCCTGGACAAGTTCCTACCACTGTGGATCCTGCTGGCGATGACCGCCGGTATCCTCCTCAGCACCTACACCCCCAGCGTCCCGCGCGCCCTGGAAAGCGTCACAATCGGCGGCACCAGCCTTCCCATCGCGATCGGCTTGCTGGTCATGATGTACCCGCCGCTCGCGAAAGTCCGCTACGACAAAGCCGCGAAGATCGCCGCCGATAAGCGCCTGATGGCCCTGTCTCTCACACTTAATTGGCTGGTCGGACCACTGTTCATGTTCGCGCTCGCCTGGCTGTTCCTGCCTCAGGATCCAGAGCTGCGCACCGGTCTGATCATCGTGGGCCTGGCGCGCTGCATCGCCATGGTCTTGGTGTGGACGGATTTGTCCTGCGCGGATCGGGAGCTGACGGCTGTGCTTGTGGCTATCAATGCCGTGTTCCAGGTGCTGATGTTTGGCGTGTTGGGCTGGTTCTACCTGCAGGTTTTGCCGTCGTGGCTGGGTCTTGAGACCACGTCGGCGGAGTTTTCCTTCCTAGCCATCGCCGCGTCCGTCCTCATTTTCTTGGGCATTCCGCTGCTGGCTGGCGTGGCGTCTCGCATTATCGGCGAGCGGACGAAGGGCCGCGAGTTCTACGAAAACGTCGTCATCCCCAAGATCTCTCCCCTCGCGCTCATTGGTTTGTTGTACACGATTGTGTTGTTGTTTTCTTTGCAGGGCCAGCAGTTGGTTGCACAGCCGTGGACGGTGGTGCGCGTGGCTGCGCCGCTGTTGATCTATTTTGTGGTGATGTTCGGGGTGTCACTGTGGGCGTCGAAGGCGGTGGGCTTGAATTATGCGCAGTCGACCTCGGTGGCGTTTACGGCTGCGGGTAATAATTTCGAACTGGCGATTGCGGTGTCGATCGGCACGTTTGGTGCGTCTTCCGCGCAGGCGTTGGCGGGGACGATTGGGCCGCTGGTGGAGATTCCTGTACTGGTGGGTTTGGTCTATGTGGTCCTGTGGTTGGGACCGAAATTATTTACCTCCGACGCCACAGCGCCCCATTCCCCCAGCCCCACCCCAACGTCAACCTCGTCGGAGACATAG